The Suricata suricatta isolate VVHF042 chromosome 4, meerkat_22Aug2017_6uvM2_HiC, whole genome shotgun sequence genome includes a region encoding these proteins:
- the TMEM247 gene encoding transmembrane protein 247: protein MAAEERESMEARGAGESCPTFPKMMPADPMSEGRSRPSLEVESPKPDSSYDYLEEMEACEDGGYLGPPKSLSSKAGPTAKGQAGDGFELEELPTARATPGTLGTQRNAEIELEKARMEFELKRLKYLHEENGSQRQHEEVMEQLQQQAVPRLFSGGLQDLLLPQNQFAMFLYCFVFIHLVYVTKEMVFFLFSKHYLFCIAAILLCLIKTLWSYFQVPSLPPC from the exons AtggcagcagaggagagggaatCAATGGAAGCCCGGGGAGCCGGAGAAAGCTGTCCAACCTTCCCCAAGATGATGCCTGCAGACCCCATGTCTGAAGGGAGGTCAAGGCCTTCTTTG gAGGTGGAGTCCCCGAAGCCAGACTCTTCCTACGACTACTTAGAGGAGATGGAAGCTTGCGAGGATGGGGGTTACTTGGGGCCACCCAAGTCACTGTCCTCCAAGGCCGGTCCCACCGCTAAGGGCCAGGCAGGCGACGGATTCGAACTTGAGGAGCTACCTACGGCCCGGGCCACCCCTGGGACCCTGGGGACCCAGCGCAACGCCGAGATAGAGCTGGAGAAGGCCCGCATGGAGTTCGAGCTCAAGCGCCTCAAGTACCTGCATGAGGAGAACGGCAGCCAGCGGCAGCACGAGGAGGTGATggagcagctgcagcagcaggCCGTGCCCCGCCTG TTCTCGGGAGGCCTCCAGGACCTCCTGCTCCCCCAGAACCAGTTTGCCATGTTCCTGTACTGCTTCGTCTTTATACACCTAGTCTACGTCACCAAGGAGAtggtcttcttcctcttctccaagcACTACCTGTTCTGCATCGCGGCCATTTTGCTCTGTTTGATTAAAACGTTATGGTCCTACTTTCAGGTGCCTTCGCTTCCTCCATGCTAG